In a genomic window of Lepisosteus oculatus isolate fLepOcu1 chromosome 3, fLepOcu1.hap2, whole genome shotgun sequence:
- the ccnh gene encoding cyclin-H — translation MYHNSSQKKYWTFQNEEAMDKLRYQANKKFVSKVTASGKAGINESLFLDPREEDVIFKHYEKRLLDFCAFFKPAMPKSVVGTASMYFRRFYLNNSVMEYHPRIIMLTCVYLACKVDEFNVSSSQFVGNLRENAAGQEKALEQILEYELLLIRQLNFHLVVHNPYRPLEGFLIDIKTRYPAIENPEVFRKAADDFLNRATLTDAGLLFPPSQMALTAVMNSASRADLNMESYLSECMGLKDDKEKRLQLIDSMRRIKNLVKKYEPPKTEEVNVLKQKLEKIHAEFVMSTNSKKRKGYEEDGHVGKEKHVEEEEWTDEEFMDSL, via the exons ATGTATCACAACAGCTCTCAGAAAAAGTACTGGACTTTCCAGAATGAAGAAGCGATGGACAAGCTGAGATATCAAGCCAATAAGAAATTCGTATCAAAGGTCACAGCGAGTGGAAAG GCTGGAATAAATGAATCCTTATTTCTGGATCCCAGGGAGGAAGATGTGATATTTAAGCATTATGAGAAGAGGCTTCTGGACTTCTGTGCATTTTTTAAGCCAGCAATGCCAAAATCTGTTGTG GGCACAGCAAGTATGTATTTCAGGAGATTTTACTTGAATAATTCAGTAATGGAGTACCATCCACGGATAATCAT GCTAACCTGTGTGTACCTGGCTTGCAAAGTGGATGAGTTCAACGTCTCAAGTTCCCAGTTCGTTGGCAATCTCCGGGAAAACGCTGCAGGCCAGGAGAAGGCACTGGAACAGATCCTGGAATATGAGCTGCTGCTCATTCGGCAGCTAAATTTTCATCTTGTTGTCCACAATCCTTACAGACCCTTGGAAGGTTTTCTGATTGATATAAAG ACAAGATACCCAGCCATAGAAAACCCAGAGGTTTTCAGGAAGGCAGCCGATGACTTTCTGAACCGAGCCACTTTGACAGACGCTGGCCTGCTGTTTCCTCCATCACAGATGGCCCTGACAGCTGTTATGAATAGCGCTTCCCGGGCTGACCTGAATATGGAGAG TTATCTTTCTGAATGTATGGGATTAAAGGATGACAAGGAAAAACGTTTGCAGCTGATAGATTCAATGAGAC GTATTAAAAACCTGGTAAAGAAATATGAACCCCCCAAAACAGAAGAGGTCAATGTTCTTAAGCAGAAGCTAGAGAAGATCCATGCTGAATTTGTAATGAGCACAAACTC aaaaaaaagaaaaggatatGAAGAGGATGGCCATgtgggaaaagaaaaacatgttgaAGAG GAGGAGTGGACAGATGAGGAATTTATGGATTCTCTTTAA